In Schizosaccharomyces osmophilus chromosome 1, complete sequence, the genomic window TGTAATCCCCATATCATACAAAAGTAGGCGAGACGAAGGCTGTCAGGTTGGACAAAACACAACTCAACCAGTAGCTAGAAACGACTTTAATTTCCATTCTTATtgtcaattctttcatgTCACTAAAGACAGAAAATCTCTTTtgaattgttatttttttttttgttttcttctctaCTTGTTTACTTGCAAGAAAATCACAAACAGTTGCTTTTGCCTTGGaccgttctttttttttctttttttttttcttttgaagccATTCTGTTTATGTAAAGTCCGGTAGCCTTTCTACTGCTgctactactactactactactacttCTACTCCTCTCATTCTACTGCCATTACGATTTCGAATCCCTAAACCAGTGCTGCTCCTTCACATTTGTacatttaaaaagaaaaaggaaaatagGTAAATAGGAAATCAAGCCAATTCTGTAAAAGAATCTAATCCTTACTTTGCTTCCTCCTTGCTGCACTCAAACTGGTAGATTCCTCGAAATCCACTTCTGTTGCCGTtgttttatctttttcacaTAGCCCTCCCTTTTTTCTCTCGGGCGTATCATTTTGTGTTTGCAACTGTgttatgaattttttgtatgTATCCCTTAAGTAATGGCTAAAATCATGTTTCGAAAGCGTATTGTGAAAAGGTATCTATTCATCATTGCGCTTTTCATATCTGGCACattatttttacaaaacaCACCGGCTTTTAAAACCAAGATTCCTTCGCTGGATCTGAAACCGAAAGCCACTCTTTCCacaaaatttgaagattaCAAGAACAAGTTTATTTCTTCCCtcgaaaaagcaaagccTCCTTCCGATACCATCATGTTTACTGCTTACGGTCTGGAATCTCCGACGCATAGTTTGTTCATGCTGGCTTGTGACATGGCtttcaaatccaaatccTCCGTTAGCTTTTTGCTCATAGAAGACGGCAGCGAGCCTTTGGACTTGTTCGAACTCAACCGGGAGACGGAAGCTTCGTGCCCcctcaatttctttttcgtcaAGGGGATTGACAAACTTACGGATGAACTCCCTTTAAAAGATTTAATTtctcttcaatttcagcAAGCTTTAAAAAGCATATCTCCCTCCGTAATTGTCACTTCAAAACAATCTTCTCAAGTCATGAAGGATGCTACTGGCCCTTATCTCGCTAATAACTATTACAGCCATAATGTCATTGATACAAATGCCTTAGACGAAAATGCCTGGGTTGCTAGCCTCGACGCAGAATCACTAAAACATTTTCGAACTCCCAGAATTAATGTCGTCCTAATTGCAGAAGAAGACTCCTTCAAGGAAATCCCAAATATGCTGTCTGATTTAAAGAAGGACTACCACTCTCCCGATGAGTACCCATATGTCTTCATTCACATATATCTCCTCAAAAAGCTTCCTGACCTAAAAGCCATACGTAATAAATGGCCTCAAGACCGTCTCTTCATGCAGtttcatgaagaaaagaagcacCACGAATTTACTGAGCTTTGGGTTCCTCCTAACGACTACACTTATGCTCTTTTTGTTGACATGACAAAGGATGTGTCTACTGAACTTTCCTCTAAATTGCTTACATGGTACAAGTTTCTCATTTTAACTAcattttataaagaagACTCTTCCATTATTCGAGACAACATTATGTCCATCACTTCATCCAGCGAAGCCGTATCCGACAATCCTATTacattctttcaaagaaaattgcCAAAcgtttttttgtttactccCATAGCTTTCCAAAAGTTTCAAGAATACGTTTTTGCAAGAAAATTTGTTCCCGACTTCAAGGTCACGAATTTCATACCAGATGAATACGAAGACGATCCTACTGTATTTCAACAAGTGGGCAACTTACTTACTGAATTTCAGGCGCTACTCGGCCTATACTCTTTAGTTGTCTCTCCTGCGAACAATGGCCCCC contains:
- a CDS encoding ER membrane protein, conserved protein; the protein is MAKIMFRKRIVKRYLFIIALFISGTLFLQNTPAFKTKIPSLDLKPKATLSTKFEDYKNKFISSLEKAKPPSDTIMFTAYGLESPTHSLFMLACDMAFKSKSSVSFLLIEDGSEPLDLFELNRETEASCPLNFFFVKGIDKLTDELPLKDLISLQFQQALKSISPSVIVTSKQSSQVMKDATGPYLANNYYSHNVIDTNALDENAWVASLDAESLKHFRTPRINVVLIAEEDSFKEIPNMLSDLKKDYHSPDEYPYVFIHIYLLKKLPDLKAIRNKWPQDRLFMQFHEEKKHHEFTELWVPPNDYTYALFVDMTKDVSTELSSKLLTWYKFLILTTFYKEDSSIIRDNIMSITSSSEAVSDNPITFFQRKLPNVFLFTPIAFQKFQEYVFARKFVPDFKVTNFIPDEYEDDPTVFQQVGNLLTEFQALLGLYSLVVSPANNGPLDSVKIDSVMSDFLKCPPNISFPQLSLDPLFHTFDDQILNFSSAKNMSTDLYQSVSGCAQSHVLSAFPIQSIFCPKS